In the genome of Helicobacter colisuis, one region contains:
- a CDS encoding efflux RND transporter permease subunit, with protein MGLLFVFKNILRYPKSILSLCFLVFLISLFYTLKLPIDANSESLIAENNKDFKIYEEILQNYQNKDFLILSFSPQNDDIFNPHSLKTLENLIDDIQKIPQVESTLSILNAPLLKSTPTLELQDILKINPTLLSPQTDKNLAKQEILNHSFYTQNIISKNAKVAGILIFLKEDSKLKELLLLKKSATPQESQQIQELIRTHKKQIQDQNAEIIHYLKSLQSQYQSKGEIHLGGITLITNDMIEYVKSDLITYGTILSIILALMLWIFFRQMYFVVLSFGVCLFVLIVSSGIFSFLGYQITIVSSNYVSLLLIISVSLIVHLIVSYLEFYKKFPKASQKNLVFAVILNKFSPSFFAVLTTIIGFLSLIFSQILPIIHLGIIMSIGVSVALISTFILFGTILVLLPKPTQHKNIPKWHKNLLSNCANIAINKPKLVYGIALFCILFSIYGILSLRVENSFVNYFKDKSEIKQGLLLIDKELGGTIPLEIIVTFDEESNSHSTSFEDEFEAEFNALEKEDSYWFDSQKLRIAKNIHNYLNNKEFIGSILSLHSLSILVESLGLGADDFMMAFLYKNSPQTLKSQLFTPYVNLEKNQMRFVFRTFDSNPNLKRNAFIQEIQNDLTQILQKEPVSFQVNGIMVLYNNLLQNLIASQIDTLSLVIGAIFIVFILIFRSLKLSIIALLTNLIPLGAIFGFLGISGIPLDLMGVTIAAICLGIGVDDVIHYIHRYKEELKFYSIKTAIKNSHNSIGNAMYYTTLIIVIGFCSMMSSNFIPTIYFGLLTTLVMLLMLISSLILLPTLLMTFYAKK; from the coding sequence ATGGGTTTGCTTTTTGTTTTTAAAAACATTTTAAGATACCCCAAAAGCATTTTATCTTTATGCTTTTTGGTTTTCTTAATCTCTCTTTTTTATACTCTCAAACTCCCTATTGATGCAAACTCTGAAAGTTTAATCGCAGAAAATAATAAAGATTTTAAAATTTATGAAGAGATTCTACAAAATTATCAAAACAAAGACTTTTTAATTCTCTCTTTTAGTCCCCAAAATGATGATATTTTTAATCCACATTCCCTTAAAACACTTGAAAATCTTATTGATGATATTCAAAAAATTCCGCAAGTAGAGAGCACCCTAAGCATTCTTAATGCCCCATTGCTAAAAAGCACTCCAACCCTAGAGCTTCAAGATATTTTAAAAATCAATCCCACCTTGCTTTCCCCGCAAACTGACAAAAATCTAGCCAAACAAGAAATCTTAAACCACTCCTTTTATACACAAAACATTATTTCCAAAAATGCAAAAGTAGCTGGGATTCTTATCTTTTTAAAAGAAGATTCCAAACTCAAAGAACTCTTATTGCTCAAAAAATCTGCCACACCCCAAGAATCTCAACAAATACAAGAACTTATACGCACTCATAAAAAACAAATTCAAGACCAAAATGCAGAAATTATTCATTATCTAAAATCACTCCAAAGTCAATATCAATCCAAAGGCGAGATTCATCTTGGGGGAATCACTCTTATAACTAATGATATGATTGAATATGTCAAATCCGATCTCATCACTTATGGCACTATTTTAAGCATTATTCTAGCTCTGATGCTTTGGATATTCTTTAGGCAAATGTATTTTGTTGTTCTTAGCTTTGGTGTTTGTCTCTTTGTTTTAATTGTAAGCAGTGGAATCTTTTCATTTTTAGGCTATCAAATTACGATTGTTTCTAGTAACTATGTCTCTTTGCTTTTGATTATTTCTGTTTCTTTAATTGTGCATTTAATTGTTTCTTATTTGGAATTTTACAAGAAATTCCCCAAAGCCTCACAAAAAAACTTAGTCTTTGCTGTAATACTCAACAAATTTTCGCCAAGCTTTTTTGCAGTCTTAACAACTATTATAGGATTTTTAAGCCTAATATTTTCTCAAATTCTCCCTATTATTCATCTAGGCATTATTATGAGTATTGGAGTTAGCGTTGCTCTTATATCCACCTTTATTCTTTTTGGAACGATTCTTGTGCTACTGCCAAAACCAACTCAACATAAAAATATTCCCAAATGGCATAAAAATCTACTAAGCAATTGCGCCAACATTGCAATCAATAAACCAAAACTAGTCTATGGTATTGCTTTATTTTGTATTCTCTTTAGCATTTATGGTATCTTGTCTTTAAGAGTAGAAAATAGCTTTGTTAATTATTTCAAAGACAAGAGCGAGATTAAACAAGGCTTACTTCTTATTGACAAAGAATTAGGTGGCACCATTCCACTGGAAATTATTGTTACTTTTGATGAAGAATCTAATAGCCATTCTACAAGTTTTGAAGATGAATTTGAAGCAGAATTTAATGCTTTAGAAAAGGAAGATTCTTATTGGTTTGATAGTCAAAAGCTACGGATTGCCAAAAATATCCATAATTACCTAAATAACAAAGAATTCATCGGCTCTATCTTAAGTCTCCATAGCCTTTCTATTTTGGTTGAATCTTTAGGCTTAGGTGCTGATGATTTTATGATGGCTTTTTTATACAAAAATTCCCCCCAAACCCTCAAAAGTCAGCTTTTTACACCTTATGTAAATCTTGAAAAAAATCAAATGCGCTTTGTTTTTCGCACTTTTGATTCCAATCCCAATCTTAAGCGCAATGCCTTTATTCAAGAAATTCAAAATGATTTAACACAAATCCTGCAAAAAGAACCTGTTAGTTTTCAAGTTAATGGCATAATGGTGCTTTATAATAATCTTTTGCAAAATCTTATTGCCTCTCAAATTGATACACTTAGTCTTGTTATTGGTGCAATCTTTATCGTATTTATTTTGATTTTTAGAAGCCTAAAGCTTTCCATTATTGCCTTATTAACCAATCTTATTCCCTTGGGCGCTATCTTTGGATTTTTAGGGATAAGTGGGATTCCGCTAGATTTAATGGGTGTTACCATTGCGGCAATCTGCCTTGGTATTGGCGTTGATGATGTGATTCACTACATTCACCGCTACAAAGAAGAATTAAAATTCTACTCTATAAAAACAGCCATTAAAAACTCCCATAACTCCATCGGCAATGCAATGTATTACACAACTTTAATTATTGTTATAGGATTTTGCTCAATGATGAGTAGCAATTTTATTCCCACTATTTATTTTGGATTACTCACTACTCTTGTTATGCTTTTAATGCTAATAAGCTCACTTATTTTACTTCCGACACTTTTAATGACTTTTTATGCTAAAAAATAA
- the recJ gene encoding single-stranded-DNA-specific exonuclease RecJ: MPIDLQNLPLLNKELISKKLTTRFSATEILNLQNLPLPSTLNDLSEIAQKIAQAIKEQKRIVVVGDYDVDGVVSCAILQDFFKRIPYKIAIVIPNRFSDGYGISSALVERIECDMIITADNGINAIEAAEVCKKRGIELIITDHHTPQEILPDALICNPKLSPNFPESEICGACVAWYLCAAIKKEMNLQVSMLEFLDLLALAIVSDVMPLRGINWVLLKKGLEILGQNKRVSLSLLRNHFKKYPLNSRLLGYYFVPLLNCAGRLGSAELAYRFLIQDDFKAACEILEELLELNWQRKAIQNQVFLEAKEEFIRQENFETLPFVVVCNPNWNEGVIGIVAAKLCEEFERPSIVLTSNEAGLKGSMRSSSIDCVEVLERNKEFLEKFGGHFKAAGLGLLQEKFIDFKSALMKMEIYSKQKNQDDVLGILPLQRIDREVFKTLSEFEPYGEGNAIPKFVTRAKVLSVKLFGGNNSKVILEQEGITKEALRFFENLQGYENQEIELVYSLQWDCFSSDVILKIEDYFLA; encoded by the coding sequence ATGCCAATTGATTTGCAGAATCTACCTTTACTTAACAAAGAACTTATTAGCAAGAAACTTACTACGCGCTTTAGTGCAACGGAGATTTTAAATCTACAAAATCTCCCCTTGCCAAGCACTTTAAATGATCTTTCAGAAATTGCCCAAAAAATTGCCCAAGCCATAAAAGAACAAAAAAGAATAGTTGTAGTTGGGGATTATGATGTGGATGGTGTTGTGTCTTGTGCGATATTACAAGATTTTTTTAAAAGAATACCCTATAAGATTGCAATTGTTATACCTAATCGCTTTAGTGATGGATATGGAATTTCTAGTGCTTTGGTAGAAAGAATAGAGTGTGATATGATTATCACAGCAGATAATGGGATTAATGCCATAGAAGCCGCAGAAGTTTGCAAAAAAAGGGGGATTGAGTTAATTATCACTGATCACCACACTCCCCAAGAGATTCTACCAGATGCACTAATTTGCAATCCTAAGCTTTCTCCAAATTTCCCAGAATCTGAAATTTGTGGAGCTTGTGTGGCGTGGTATCTGTGCGCTGCTATTAAAAAAGAAATGAATTTGCAAGTTTCAATGCTTGAATTTTTGGATTTGTTGGCTTTGGCTATTGTGAGTGATGTTATGCCTCTAAGGGGCATTAATTGGGTGCTTTTAAAAAAAGGGCTAGAGATTTTAGGGCAAAATAAACGAGTATCTTTAAGTTTGTTAAGGAATCATTTTAAGAAATATCCACTTAATTCTCGGTTGTTGGGATATTATTTTGTCCCACTTTTGAATTGTGCTGGTCGGCTAGGAAGTGCTGAACTTGCCTATCGGTTTTTGATACAAGATGATTTTAAAGCAGCCTGTGAAATTTTGGAGGAACTTTTGGAGCTTAATTGGCAAAGAAAAGCTATACAAAATCAAGTTTTTTTGGAGGCAAAAGAAGAATTTATACGTCAAGAGAACTTTGAAACTTTGCCTTTTGTAGTAGTGTGTAATCCGAATTGGAATGAAGGGGTTATTGGGATTGTTGCAGCAAAACTTTGTGAAGAGTTTGAGAGACCTAGCATTGTTTTAACTAGCAATGAGGCTGGGTTGAAGGGAAGTATGCGTTCTAGCAGCATAGATTGTGTTGAAGTTTTGGAGAGAAATAAGGAATTTTTGGAAAAATTTGGTGGGCATTTTAAGGCAGCTGGTCTTGGATTGCTGCAAGAAAAATTTATAGATTTTAAAAGTGCGTTAATGAAGATGGAGATTTATAGCAAACAAAAAAATCAAGATGATGTGCTTGGAATCTTGCCGCTTCAGAGAATAGATAGAGAAGTTTTTAAAACTTTAAGTGAATTTGAGCCTTATGGAGAGGGTAATGCTATCCCAAAATTTGTAACAAGGGCAAAAGTATTATCTGTAAAGCTATTTGGAGGAAATAATAGTAAAGTAATTTTGGAGCAAGAAGGAATTACAAAAGAAGCTTTGAGATTTTTTGAAAATCTTCAAGGTTATGAGAATCAAGAAATAGAGCTTGTGTATTCTTTGCAGTGGGATTGTTTTAGCTCTGATGTGATTTTAAAAATAGAAGATTATTTTTTAGCATAA
- a CDS encoding CTP synthase yields MSKIETKYIFVTGGVLSSLGKGITSSSIATLLKHSGFEVGILKIDPYINVDPGTMSPLEHGEVFVTRDGAETDLDIGHYERFLNMDFSSKNNFTTGQVYLSVIDRERKGGYLGKTIQVIPHIVDEIKRRIKLAGEGKEILVVELGGTVGDIEGLPFLEAMREIKHEYGIERVISVHVTLIPLIRVAGELKTKPTQHSVQELRRIGITPQIIIARTEKELSKELKNKLSMGCDVDYDCVITAQDAKSIYQMPLNFLKEGVLVPISRFLKLPQSTPNMKEWDSLVKRILAPQNEVSIAFVGKYLNLKESYKSLIEALVHAGANLDTKVNIQWIDSEELERNQELLEQLKYVDGILVPGGFGERGIKGKMEAIKFARENKIPFLGICLGMQLAILEFARNVLGIKEADSMEFNPKTKEPFIYLIENFIDQNGEKQIRTHTSPMGGTMRLGEYECQTKEGSRLQKAYNGQKTIKERHRHRYEANPKYKEILEKNGLIISGESKGLIEVIELENHPWFVAVQFHPEFTSRLQAPNLVILEFIKQALKYNAN; encoded by the coding sequence GGTTTTAAGCTCTCTTGGTAAAGGGATCACTTCTTCATCTATTGCAACTTTATTAAAACATTCTGGTTTTGAAGTGGGGATTTTAAAAATTGATCCTTATATCAATGTCGATCCTGGCACAATGAGTCCTTTAGAGCACGGAGAAGTCTTTGTTACGCGAGATGGTGCGGAGACTGATTTAGATATTGGGCATTATGAGCGGTTTTTAAATATGGATTTTTCTTCCAAAAACAACTTTACAACTGGGCAAGTGTATCTTTCTGTTATTGATAGGGAGCGCAAAGGTGGGTATTTGGGTAAGACTATTCAGGTGATTCCACACATTGTTGATGAGATTAAAAGGAGAATTAAACTTGCAGGTGAGGGCAAGGAGATTTTGGTGGTCGAGCTTGGTGGAACTGTGGGCGATATTGAAGGATTACCATTTTTGGAGGCAATGCGCGAGATTAAGCACGAATATGGGATAGAGCGTGTAATTAGTGTGCATGTTACACTCATTCCACTTATTCGTGTGGCAGGAGAATTAAAAACAAAGCCCACGCAACATAGTGTGCAGGAGTTAAGACGCATTGGTATTACTCCGCAAATTATTATTGCACGCACAGAAAAAGAATTATCAAAAGAGTTAAAAAATAAGCTCTCAATGGGTTGTGATGTGGATTATGATTGTGTGATTACTGCTCAAGATGCTAAAAGCATTTATCAAATGCCTTTAAATTTCCTAAAAGAGGGGGTTTTGGTTCCAATTTCAAGGTTTTTGAAATTACCACAATCTACACCTAATATGAAAGAATGGGATAGTCTTGTTAAGCGAATCTTAGCCCCTCAAAATGAAGTAAGTATTGCTTTTGTTGGTAAATATCTTAACCTTAAAGAATCATACAAGTCTCTTATTGAAGCTTTGGTGCATGCAGGGGCAAATTTAGACACTAAAGTGAATATTCAATGGATTGATAGTGAGGAGTTAGAACGGAATCAAGAACTATTAGAGCAATTAAAATATGTTGATGGAATCTTAGTGCCCGGTGGATTTGGTGAGCGTGGGATTAAGGGCAAAATGGAAGCAATTAAATTTGCAAGGGAAAATAAAATTCCATTCCTTGGAATCTGTCTTGGTATGCAACTGGCAATTTTGGAGTTTGCGCGTAATGTATTGGGAATTAAGGAAGCTGATTCAATGGAGTTTAATCCAAAAACAAAAGAGCCTTTTATTTATTTAATTGAGAATTTCATTGATCAAAATGGGGAAAAGCAGATTCGCACGCACACTTCTCCTATGGGTGGGACAATGAGACTTGGAGAGTATGAGTGTCAAACTAAAGAGGGTAGTAGGCTACAAAAAGCTTATAATGGACAAAAAACTATCAAAGAAAGACATCGTCATCGTTATGAAGCAAACCCTAAATACAAAGAGATTTTAGAAAAAAATGGATTGATTATCTCAGGGGAATCAAAAGGACTTATTGAAGTGATTGAGTTAGAAAATCATCCTTGGTTTGTTGCTGTTCAATTCCATCCAGAATTCACTTCAAGATTGCAGGCACCTAATTTGGTAATCTTAGAGTTTATTAAGCAGGCTTTAAAGTATAATGCCAATTGA